The genome window TCAAAAAGCCTTTGCTCTAAATGAGTGGCAGATAATTTATTCCGTTCTTCGTAGGAAATTCCGTCATAAGGGGGAGTGCATGAATGAAATATTAGCAAAATTAATTGATCGGAGAGACTGGGAAAAAGTAGATGTTTTACTaaagttggaaaaaaaatatgcaaagttTGATGTGATGTTGGCAGAAGCATGTCTGGAAGAAAATGAGTTGAGAGCCCATCAGTTATTAAAGCAAAACAAATATGATGCTGAGACACTGAATGGTACACTTTTAGTGGTTGCTGGAGGTGGAACGAGTGAGGAAGTTTGCCACCTGTTAATGGATTCCTACCATTTGTATACAGATGAAACACTTGTGAATGCAATTTATTTGACATCCATGAAGAATAACTTGGAGCTTCTGCCATTTTTGCTTCAAAAACATTTCCAGCGAATTAGTTATCAAGCCTTAAGTTCAGCGCACGATGCAGCAGAAAGATTCGGGAATAGAAATGCTCAAAAACTCCTAGAACGAGCTCTTGAAGTGAAGGCAGTGAAACTGTTTTCCTTAGGTAAGATGCAGCCATCAAAATGTGTTCATATAAATGTAAGCCTAtcattttttaatgattcttttgcTCATTGATGTGGAGGACCATCGTAAAATTGCAAGTGGGCACAGATATCAGCGTTCGTTCTCATGAGGTGAGGTCTGCTCTCGGTCTCAGTTCCTTTTGTGTTCACTTTTCCACTCCTTGTATGTTGGTGGGTTGACTCAATTCTGTCCTTGGAGAGGGTGCCACCTTGTTTATCATTCATAGTGTGCTGTAGAAAATACTAAAGGCTCTTAGCAACAATCCTGTTGGTCCCACCAGCTCCATGGCTTCCTGCCTTTTACTTGTCTTccataccctttttttttctgtgtggctGTCCAACTTTTTAAACATTACCATATACCATACTCTGTTTTCACCTTTCTTAAAAACAAATCTCTTTTGAACCAACTTTCTGATAAaaacattggtacattttgaccTGTTTAGGTATCAGAATTTTAACGAACTTTGATTTATTAAATTGAATTCAAGttttactattacatatatagaaaCAAACTGCAGGCCAGCCTTAAGAGTcattctttattaccatttttgtGTTTCTTGTTTTTGGAAGAGCATAGACTCATTGAAAGAGAAAATGTGTATTACTTTCAGTTGATGGCCTTCTTTTCTTAGGTAAAGGATATTTTTGACATTTGGCTTTTGATTTTCTGCACGAGTAATATGTAGTGTATATTTGCTTTCCTGTTTCATCTCCTTGATTATCATTTTTTCTGGGAAGATGTTTGAAAGATAATACTTAACATTTGTGGTTATTTTGGGGCAATAAGCAATGTCTCAATGAAATGTATTGATGTGGAAAATTTTACCTTTTATAGCATggtccaacttttttttttctctctttacctcCCATTTTCTACTCTCATTGTCTTCACTCAGAATGGGAATAAGATCATGAAGGAGTGATAGGTTTGCATCTTTGAAAcatggaaataataaaattattaatttttttatattcaaataaatcTGTAGGTTTCCTTGGAAGCTGTGGAACGCACAAGTGATATGCAATACTATTTTAATGTAAGTTCAAGCTCATTGTTGTACTATCTTTTATGATTATGCAAATTGAAATTTGATTGAACTTTTGCAGAATGAAGAACCAATGCTCTGGAGCAGCTCATTTATACACGGTTTATGCGAGACCAAGATATCGTTGTACTACACCGCTGCCGTTAATAGAAAAGACATCGTATGAAGTTTACCGAATCTCACCTGTGAAAGAATATGCCTTGTTACAAGTGTTTTATGCCTTAtggttatttatttcttgttctgcCTGAGGTATGTCACCAATAACACCACCATGAATTTACTTTAATGTATTTACTAGTGAAACCAGGTGATATGCACATTGTTGTGTATACTGGGATGTATTAAGACTTCTCCAGCTGATGAAATGTGTGTAGGAAAAAAGGGCATAGTGACCCTTCACCTGAAGTAAAGTAATTTGTTTGAATATGAcattgaattttgatttttctatttataacaAACCTGATGCAATGTCTTGATTTAACTGGTCAGGTATGCAATAAGatacaaaaagagaaaataaatggtaaATTATTAGCCAGTAGGTTTTTTTAATTTGCAACATGAACATTGTATAAGGTTTGAGAAAATAATAAGTGTACATATTTAATACCTTATATGTTGAGACTGCCAGTATTTAACATCGCTTTGTAAGGTGACTTATACTTTTTAGTAATCAAAATAAAGTTTATGAGGCTTTGgtttaaaaaggattttcctattGCTAGAGCAAGATTATTATGtacaatattttaattatttattttttatataagggCTTTCAATGTTTGTGTGGCACACCGATATTGCAATTGTAGgaaatcttgaattttatttctgtGGTTACATCCATACATCACTGAGTGAATACAAAATGTTCCTGTTTTAAACAAAAGTACTATAGTGGTTATGAAAACTCAAAAATTCAAGGAAGAAAGAATAGTTCTACACAGAATTTCGAGACACTGCGTCTCCTCTCCGGCATGGAAAATCCCAATAAAGTTACACAGTTATATGAATAGAAACAGCTTACCGTGCATTAAATGTACATGGACAAAAGGGCCagtgttaaaataattattgcaaCATTACTAAAAGCACTGAAACTGAAGGTGGTTCAATTTACAATATGTAgtccataataataatcagctAAGTACAAAACTTGAGACTAAGATTCAGATGCTAAAACTGTAAGTACTAATTGCACTTGGAGGCAACGACCTTACATCAGTTCTTGGGGTCTTGTTAACATTGCTCTCAGGACTGCTGAAAATTTGTTAGAAGAATAATCATACAAGTTAGTATAATGGTTTAATTATTATGTTTAACTTTTTAAATACTTTCACATAACCTCCCTTACATTTTGAGTGAAGTTTTGATCATTTGGGTGAATAGTGAAGAAAGTATGCCTATGAATTGTTCCCTGTTTATTGAAGtgctgaaataaaatgaatttctGTAACCTAAACTACATAACTGTTTGAATATGTTGGTTGAATTATGTCACATTTGTATTTCTTTGACTGAATGACtcgtaaaaaaactaaaacaacctGAACTTGAACACAAGCTCAGTCTGAAGACTGCACCTGGACTTACCTCTCATAAACTGGCTCAGTCAATGCTCTTGTTCACAGTTCATCACAAAGCATGGCTTCAGTTCATCCCATGGGGTGCACTGTGGCCATTACTAAAGgatctttgcagcatcccctcggcccctaactgcaatccctttccttccttttactgtacctccattcataatatctttcttccatcttgctatccaccctctcctaacaatgatttcatggtgcaactgctttgaggttttcctcctgttatacctttcaaacttacctgctctcaatttccttttcagtgctgaatgaatgaatgacctcataggtcccagtgcttggcctttggcttaactCTATAATCCAGTGATAAAGCATGACAATACAGTACTGAAATCATCGTACAGAATGATGCACTGTGACTGTCAGTGGTAAAACAGGCTACAGGTAATGACATTAGAGCAGTTAAGTTCAATTAGACTATTCTAGAGATGTCCTGTTGTATATTCACCTTGAATTTTGGTAAAATTGAGTACTACTGGCAAAAGAGATGAAAATTGGAAACCATACGAGTTTCATTGACAAaacattcattcttttcttcaaATGTTAAAACCATTTACGTACAGGGAAAAAGAGACTGGCCAGCAGTCACTGTGTTTTGGGAACATTATATTTGtgccaaaggaaatgaagaatgaAGGCTAGTATTCATACAATAACTCGCATTAAAGCTAGTATACAGTATTTTAAAACTGCATATATGTAATTCTGGCATATCTGTCAATACAAATGACCCCTCTGTTAATGTGGCTTTGATAACGTGTATCCACACACATCTGTTGCTATCTATTTGTCTTCATCTTCTTAGGATGTCACTTCTCCATTTGTTGCTATTTGTCTGAATCACTtaaattattccttttcttttatgaatAATGCCCGGAGAGCAGGGAAAGTTCTGATCTTATAAGTGTAGACTTGTTACAAATATATACTGGTCCTGACGGTTTGCAGAATGGCTGATGGCAAGGGACACGATCATTTAGTCTGCCAATTCCTCTGATAATGATAGGGTAGAGTAGTGATTATGTGCATCATGCTTGAGTTGCAAGAATTCTCAGACCACCACATCGTTCCCAAAATTTGAGCCATGTACAACAAAACAACTGAAGTCTGCCTGTTTTCTGTTAACAGCCCTGAACAATTCTCACAACTGAAGTCTTGCAGAAATGTGTCTTCTCGGTAGTAGTTACTTGACCACCTGGCAGGTTAACAGCTAGAAACCACAGGAAATGacacagcttcttctgtcttatTAGCCTTTTTGCAGTAGTTCTTACAGTTTTGCCATGACCATTTATATTTACAGTGCTGGCTGTTGTAATTTATAGCATATAAGAACCTCCCTTGTATTCAAATCACCTCCGAAGGGAAGTAGTGTCGTCAGTTCATCTCACATAGTTCACTGCAGGCTTCACTTTGGTTTCTttaggtgcgtccacacggtcgaacaatgtccgacggacaaacattgttaccaatttccACCGGTCATTgtcttgtgagcagagtaaaagcagtggtatacaaccttTTCTGGTACCTCTTTTTGTTGaaagatctacttccatcgtttcagcgcttatgacgtcatcctgcttcgcctacgatatggtaacaatgtttgtccgctGGACATTGtttgaccgtgtggacgcaccttttgCAACATTCCTTCAGCCCAAAGCTGCAACCTTCATTCCCTTTACTATACCACGGTTGATATTGtctttcttgcatcttactttccaccttttccCAACAATATTTTCCTAGTGCAACAGTGAGGTTTTCCTCATGATACacccttttaaacctttttagtatcaatttccctttcagcactgaatgacctcatgggtcccaatACTTGGTCTTTgcccaaaattttatatttcacccattCATAATCACCAGAAGACTCGAGCGGCTTGCAACAAAAACGAGTATGATTCTTAATTCTGCGATTTTCAAATCGCTGCTGATTAGTAGTACTGACTGGATCTGCAAGTTCAGTTGATTTGATCAGCACGTTCTGCCATTCCATTCTCTGTAACCTTAGCCTGGTTTAACCATGTTGATGTTCATCCATCATTACTCATTTGCCATGTCTTGGTGTGTGAAACAAAGCTTAAATTAGACAAGTGTGAGCACCAAGCAATTAAAGGAGTCTCTGTAAGCAGTCGCAAAGGTTACTCTTGGAATACTGTTGAGCGCTCAGAGCGGACTCATGCAATTTATACCAATACTTCAGAACGAAAAACCAAGTTTCCCCAAGATGGAAGAACTTGAACAAAGATGTTTTGTAAGTTTTCATAAAGATACCTGATAAGATTTCAAGGTTGCAGAGTGCAGACCTAATTACATAGATCAGTATCCAGAACAGAAATCTAGAGAAGTTTTCTCTTATGGGCCACGATTTTAAATTTTCCCGCAAAAATAGCCTTATTATATCAGTTTCTGCAATGTTGGCCAGAATGGATGGAATTTTCAAAATCTTTACGCTGGCTCAGTAAATTagaagtataatataatatacagtatccATCCATTCAGGCCATTATTCCAGAAACTGATATAAGGCTATTTGAGtgagaaaattttatatacagtatacatatgcaACATTAAGATTTTGCTGTTATCGTGTTCACGACATCCACTGAGTGGTAAGATGGCGGCAATCTAGCCGTCATTAACTTTAGGGTGTCGATAAAAGTCTGTACATCTCTATTTTTCAATCCCCAATAGATGACTTTAACTCGACTCTAACTTAATTACTTAGTCGAGTCGACTTCAGGAGGTCGTTGACGAAGTATTGTTAGGTAGCGATCGTTGTGTGCAGCATTTCACGAAATACAGACTTCGATAATTTATAGTTTACAGTGTCATTGGTTACTCTGTTGAAATACTACAGTTCACTGCCTAAGTGTGAAAAAAGTGAATAAGACgcgattttaaatatttgaaggaTTCATAATTTATCATACCGTAGGGCATCGCTGGTGTCCACGTCGAAGTCTAGGCTAGGTGAGTAAAGTATCACTTTTCTTTCAGTATCCATTTTTTCATTCCGATACCTTAGGATAAGTAAAACACAATTTTTAGATACTTTGAAATATTTCGTTATACAATATTTGACGAGATTATATTACAGTCAACCGGTTCTGTTTCCtattatttattgtaaaaataaagatCGCATTTGCGCCTTGTACATGAAAGATACAGAATAATAGTGAGGAGTTGGTGTAGTCTACTtattgacgtgtgtgtgtgtgtgtgcttataatACTAAAATTTGTTGTATTCAGGGTGCATTACACTACGAATAAACCCTCTCCTTTACTTTGAGATAATTGTTGGCAAACGCCTGAGTTTCCTCATCAAGGATTTTGGAAAGCAGTCTGTCTGCGTTGACGTGACCACCTTGGCTGGCCGCTTTCTGTGCCACGCTGAGGGCGCTGTAGGTGAATATATAATCTGAATTCTTCTGGAACAAAAGCTGTAGGAATTCAAGGTGGCCATTCAATGCAGAGAGACTGAGGACATGATTCACTACCCATTGAGGATAATGCCCTATGTTGTTGAACAGGAACTTTGCAATGAATTCGTTGGTACCCCCAGCTGCAACGATCAGTAAGTTTCCATTCATTGTTGCAGCGTCGTATTCGTTTTCCCTAACGAGTTGAGAGATTTTATCTGTGTTAAATTTAAGAGCAGCTTCAACCAGGTCCTTATCGAAGGTCACTTCCTCTGGCATCATCTCAAGCAACTTTGCAACTACCTTCCATTCCAACTCACGAGCCGATTTGGACAAGAAACGTAAAATGCTCATCGTCCTGCCTCTAAATTTAACCTTCAGTACTTCGAGTATGACTTCCCAGTAGTCTCGTTCAACAGCTTTGTTGAGAAACTGCTCAATACTATCACTGTCGTAGTGACTGCAATAGTTAAGTGACCGAACCCCAATATCCCATTGCATTCCTTGGACTGCTAGAGGGAAAATGTAGTTCGCCTCCTCAGGGCTCAAGTTTTCACGGGAGTCTTTTCGGAACACTATAAGTCTTTTGGCTATGTTCCAGTTGCCCTTCTCTGCTGCTATCATGATAGCAGACAGGTCGTTATCCTTGCTTCCAATCGTATCGATGCGGCACTGGAAAAGAAAATGCAAGTAGGAAACATATCAGGAAACAGTTGTACTGCTTTCTTGAAAGATGAATCAAGGTTAAGCCCAACTACCGCCTAGCCGTAGCATTTTTCTGCagtcttcaatatatatatatatatatatatatatatatagatatatatatatatatatatatatatatatatatgttacagcaTTTCATGTGATGAACATAGGCGTAACTGCGGGGACCacgacccccacccccctaaTTTTGAGATCATGAAGCTTGTAGTAAAAGtctaagcttattattattattattattattattattattattattattattattattattattattattattattactattaatgttGCAGTTTTATACTTCAAGtagttttacttttctttttcatacgaagataaataaagttttactatattaactgtaagaaataaatcTATTTTCTCTTCTATGAAAACGCTATTCACAAGTAGGCTTAAACATTTTAAAACTACCTTAATATCTTAACatatgactttaaaaaaaaaagaatgggtaGCCTATTATAATTTCTGCATGCCCACCAGTGCCCCATATTCAGTTGTGGCCCGGCCTCCCCACCCCGCAACTAATAGACTCCTAGTCATGTCTATGGTGATGAGTGATTAgattccattattatttttttttaggtcagaAATAAAGTTGAAGAAACCTACCGACAAATTTGACATCATCAAGGCACTCGCGCATTGATAGTGGCCATTTGCCGCGGCCAACCAGAGGGGCGTGTAGGCCCCTGCGCCGTTATACTCGTGGTAGGTGTTTAGATGGAGATACGAAGACTTCAGTAGTTCCATGAGGACGTTGTATTTCCCGTTCCTGGCGGCGTAAGCGAGTAGAGTCTCCCCCTTGGCGTTGGCGGCGTTGACGTCACCGCCGAGGGAGAGATAGTCCCTGACGCCTCTGGCATCTCCCCGCTCTGCTATTTCCCACACGTTCTGAAATTTGCAGATCTAAAGTTGTGTTTCTTCCTGGTTATGTGGACCTAAGCACTACTTCGGTAGATCTatagtactattccgcggcggcctagactatggcagttgcggttttctatgcagttttacctcctgaacaagaattttaagtaatattta of Macrobrachium nipponense isolate FS-2020 chromosome 11, ASM1510439v2, whole genome shotgun sequence contains these proteins:
- the LOC135201647 gene encoding uncharacterized protein LOC135201647; its protein translation is MGQNACKCPEPKVNALPQNVWEIAERGDARGVRDYLSLGGDVNAANAKGETLLAYAARNGKYNVLMELLKSSYLHLNTYHEYNGAGAYTPLWLAAANGHYQCASALMMSNLSCRIDTIGSKDNDLSAIMIAAEKGNWNIAKRLIVFRKDSRENLSPEEANYIFPLAVQGMQWDIGVRSLNYCSHYDSDSIEQFLNKAVERDYWEVILEVLKVKFRGRTMSILRFLSKSARELEWKVVAKLLEMMPEEVTFDKDLVEAALKFNTDKISQLVRENEYDAATMNGNLLIVAAGGTNEFIAKFLFNNIGHYPQWVVNHVLSLSALNGHLEFLQLLFQKNSDYIFTYSALSVAQKAASQGGHVNADRLLSKILDEETQAFANNYLKVKERVYS